A region of the Harpia harpyja isolate bHarHar1 chromosome 14, bHarHar1 primary haplotype, whole genome shotgun sequence genome:
GTGATGTCCCGCAAGCAGAGAGGAGCCCCTGGATGGGTTTTTGCACCAGGCCTGGGGTAGACTGGAGGTGGTGGAGGGGGTCGAgctctgcccccccagccccagggacgggcagagctggggacaagTGATTATCACAGGGCTGCTTTTAAGGCTTCTCAACAGCGCTTtttgctgttttggtttgttttttgtttttttaatctttttgtttttctttcttaaggctcaagtttattaaaaaataaagttaaaatctCCTCCTGGCTGGTTTTGCTATTAGTTAGAAAAATAAAGCCTCTCCCATGCTCGTCCCCACGCAATCTCAGCTCGCGTCTCCCACGCTGCAGAGCTGACCATCGCTCAGCCTGACGCTGGCCACTTAACAGAGCTTTGTTCGAGTTAAAAGCACGccgttttgcttttttatttttatttttagagaaaaagacACTTATCTATACAAAAAATACCTCTGACTGCAAGAAAACCTAGGACTGTTTCCACTAAGTGTCGTTTTTTAGCTGTTGGAAAAataagagcatttaaaaaaatctctaaaaaatatgtataaatccCCTCAAATTGGTAACGAATCATACACAGTAcatactaaaaaatatttaaaatagagaatATTCCTCACAAGAGGACtctgagttttctctctttttttttccccccttttttttttctttttttttttttttttaattactgctaaaaaaaaaaaaaatcattacaaaagtCCAGAGAACAGACAGCTGAGCTGGTTGGTTAGAAATCTCATCTCCATGCCGCGCGCCTGGAAGCTGAGTTAAAGTCCAGTCCTTGGAAAGTCTGTCCCGAGTTTTGCCGGTTCTCGGAGcggtctggccacttcctggagGATGCTGTAGTGCAGAGGCTCGAGGCGCTCTCTCCTCCCCGCCAGACTTTAACTGTAGcgtcttttttttaactattattttaattttgaagaaggAGAAAGTCTGAGGAAGTTCTCCGTTCTTCTTGTTGCTTCTTTCGtgcttttttgattatttttttttttttagtttctttttttcttttttttttctttttttttttttttttcccttggaaaaaaatggctttagGGTCTGGTGAGCTGTGTGTAGACGGGCTGTTCCCAGTGCTGCGGGCTGTGGGtctgggggatggagggggacCCCAGAAGTGTCTGCAATGGGGGTGTACATGGGGCGCTGCGTGGGGTTCATGTAGGTGAAGGTGGAGTAGAGGCTGCTGCTCTGGCCGGCGGCGTGGCTGTAGTAGGAGCTGGAGTTCTGGTGGTCGGTGTAGTCGTACTGGGAGCGGGTGATGGTGGGGTAGGAGGAGCCGTAGTGCTGGAGGTTGAAGGAACTGTAGTTGAGCTGCTGCGGGGAGTGCTTGCTGCTGCTCGCTGTAgtggctggggctgagctgctccgTCTTGATGTGCGTCCTCTGCTGCGCCTGGCCCTGCTCCCCGCTCAGCGCCGGCAACCCGTGCTGCGCCGGCGGGCTGGGGCTGCggccggcggcggctgcggcggctgcggctgctgcttGGACATCCAGACGTGGCCGGCCCCGGTTTGCGAACCCGACGTGCTGCTGATGCCGTAGCTGCCGGTGTAGGTGACCTGACCGGGTTGCCCGTGGGTGGCCGGGACCCCCGGGTGACCGTTGGGGGGAAGGTACTGATCGAACCTCGTTGACGTCGAAGGTCTCGATGTTGGAGATGACGTCGCTGCTGAGCTCGCCGATGTCCACGTCTCGGAAGTCGATGTGGGGCGGCTGCCGGCCGCCTTCTTGCAGAGGGCGGCCCTCCCGCTTCAGGTCCTGCTTGCCCGGCTGCGCGTCCGtcttgggggtggtggggggcgtggggggggccCTGCGATTGCCCTgcgggagggaggaaaaaaaggccacGGGCGTCAAGGGGGTGTCGCTCCCGCTCCCCGATAACGCCGTTAATAGTTAACCCGCGGCCGGCCGGATAACAGCGCGTCGCTTCTGAAAGCGGTTGCGGTGGGGAACGCAAACATCTCCAGGTGCGAGGAACACAGACGCGAGCCCTATCAGCGCTGATCTGTTGCAAAACCGGGTAAAGTTACCGAGCCTTCAGATGTGAGCCGCGAGAGCGGGGCCTAccttttggtttatttatttatttatttattttttttttttcccaaaaaagtATGGGTTCACGTTTCCACTGGGCAGAGGGGTTGGAAGCGGCCGCAGGGGCTGGCACACAGGGGTGGAGAGTTGCTGCGGCCGTGCTACGGGCAAGGCTCGTGGGCAGCTCTGCCCCTGTCGTCCCCTTCTCACTGCGTTTCTGggtctctctcctcttccccccccccacttaccCAATCCCAATTTCAGCCTGGTTTAGAATGCAACTTTTTGTAGGTAGCCGTGACTtaccacccccccacacaccctgccaaaAAAACTTGCCGGTACATACCCGAGTGCTCCCCGGGGGAGTGCACCTCGCTGATGCTGGAGGATGACTGCGGGGAGTCCGCCTGCAGCGCCTTGAAGATGGCGTTGGGGGAGATGTGGGTTTGCTCGGGTAGCCTTCCTCCTGCTCCGACTGCCCGTTCTTCACCGACTTTCTCCGCCGCGGCTGGTATTTGTAGTCGGGATGGTCCTTCTTGTGCTGCACCCGCAGCCCGCTCCGGCCTCCTCCCACGAAGGGACGCTTCTCGCTCTCGTTCAGCagcctggagggggggggacacggtgGGTGAAGGGTCAGCTGCCAGCTCACGGGGGGGCATGAGCGACTCCCCCCGCTCTGGCGTTACTACCAGCCTAAATCTCTCCCTGGGATCACGGTACCAAACGCCCTGTCTGGGGCACACGCTGGCTGTCACCCCCCTTCTTGCTCCCCCCAGATTGTTTCAGTGGCTGAACAAGAGGTGCAAGAGTCACGGCAGGGTCTGGCCCTTGCCCTCCCCGTCCTGTCCCTGGGGTGCTTTAGGTGACAGCCCCCTCGCTGCCTGCCAGGGCCAGGTTTGctcactcctttctcctcctgcctcaaGAGCAGCTGCAAATTTaggatttccacccccccccccggccctccgcCCCTTCTGCAGTCACAGAGTAAGAGGCGGCCAGGTGACtcactttccttctgtttttctcccctccctgccttatTTTGGAAGTCGGAGGGCACCCAGCCATGCGCCACTCAtcgcacccacccacccacccacccgggGCTTGGCACAGCATCGCGGGCGCTCGCCCTGCGCCCGGCTTCtgccccccaaaccacccccctcCTTGCCCCGCATCGCTTCTCCTCCCGGGCCAAGCTGATGCAATCCAGAAAACCATCATTTCCTCTGGACAAgagtacaaacaaacaaacgcCAAGGCAGGCCCCGCTCGGCCGGCCGTGGGGGCTCTGTCAGCCCCCCGCACAGCCCCCTCCTGCCCGGTGGGGCCAGCTTCCACCCGGGGCATTGCTCAAGGGAAAGAAACCACTTGCAAGACCAGAAGGCAGCCAGAGGGAACTACTTTCCCCCTACTATTCTGGCTTCTCCTACGCCAAACAAGTTTGCCGGCACACGCAAAAGTTTTTGGCGAGTTTTCCAGGCTTGAAaccatcctctccctcctctgaCTGCTGGTAGAGGTTAGAGCAAACTTTGCAGGCTCCAGCCTCCCGCCCAGCATCCCCAGTTTCCCCCCTTTCGCTGACCCGACTCGGCCTCCCCGCTCACCTCCAGAGCTTGCCCAGGGTTTTGCTGAGCTCCGCGTTGTGCAGATGCGGGTACTGGTCAGCCAGCTTCCTTCGGGCCGCCTGTGCCCACACCATGAACGCGTTCATGGGTCTTTTCACGTGGGGCTTGTTTTTGCTGGATCCGTTCACCCGGACCGGCATGGGGACCAGGGTCCAGTCGTAACCCTTGAGCACTTGGCTCACCGCCTCTCGGATGCACACCGGGAACTTGTCCTCGTCGCTCTCCTTCTTCAGGTCCGGGTCACCCTTGGGGAAGGTGTTTTCTTGGGGTCTGGTGTTCTCCGTGTCCGAGCCGGATCCAGAGGGGCAGGGAGACCCGGCGGAGTCATCCGacatggtggggctgggggcgtCGGAGATACATTTGTCCTGTTCTTCTGTCATTTTCATGAAGGGGTCTAGGAGATTCATGCGAGAAAGTGGCAGAGGGGGGAACGGgggatgaaaaaataaaaagtaaaaaaaaaatcaggtggcTAAGGGGCAGGGAAgggttaaaaaaaggaaaactaggaGAGGCGAAGTCTCCACCAGCTTGAAGCCGGGctgggaaagaagagggggagaGCTGGAAAAAGTttgcaaaagtttttttttttattattattatttctcccTACCCCTCTTAAGTCAAAGAAACCCCCCGAAAAcaccaccaaaagaaaaaatatcaacgAACCAAAGccacaagggggggggggggggaagaaacttTTGCAAGTTGCAGGAGAGAAAGGAcggcaggaggagggtgggggggggaaaaaaaaaaaaaaaaaacaaaaacccaaaaaaccccggAGCGGCGGTGGCGGGAGGCCGGGGTCGGTTGGGCAGAGCGGGACcgtgggggggagtgggggggtcgTGGGTGGCCGTCGGTTGGGCAGCGCGAAGCCGGGCGCGCCCCGCCGGTCTCCAGCGCGGCTCTGCGGCCCGCGCCGCGGCGCGGGAATAAATACTCTCCGCGGCGATTTCGGTTCGGGAGCTTTCCGCCAATGGGAGGCCGGCCCCCGGGGGCTGGCGCGAACGCTATTGGTCAACgcccgggcggcggggaggggtcTTGGCGGGGCGCGTAGAGCCGCTCAGCGCCgcgcaggggaggggggaggaaagttttggtggtttttttttttttttttttttggggggggggggcaggcggccGCGGAGCAGCGAGCTCCTTTTGCGCGGGTGCGGAGCGGCGGCGGACCCCAGCGCCGCTTGGCGCCCGCCGCCgtgttttgttttatataatttatttattttttttttttttttggaggggggggggggattcccgGAACGAGCGttggagagggaggagggcagCCCCCTGCGGGTTATCCCGCGGGGTTGGGCGAGCtctccgcgggcgcggagggggtgggtgggtttggttttttttggggggggggggggggagcggtgcGCGCAGCCGTCCAGAGAGGGCGCCAAAAGCCCAGGaacggcgcggcgggggcggggagcgcTGCGCgcccgcgcggggcgggggggggatgtccgcgcccctccgcgggaggggggggggggggtaaaaccTAAAACACCCCGAacccactttattttttttttttctttttttattgggGCGTCTCCCCGCGCCCCTCCTATCCCGCCGTAtcataccccccccccctttatttttcatttattttattttttttatttttaatttcactacTCCGCAGCCCGGTGGCCCCCGCGCTGTCccgcggagggagggggggggggtggaccgGGCTCCGCTCTGCGGCTCGGTGTCACCCGTGCGGGAGctctggaaggggaaagggggttgcacccccccccccccaaaaaaaaagttttgccgAGTTGACCCACTCTTGtcatcaaaacaaaaagcaaacaaacgaGCGCTGGGAGCTTTCTAGGGTTATCTCTAGATAAATGCAACTATTTCTCTTTATAGCAAATCATATTTTATCAGCAAACTGCTTTTCCGTGCGTGTAAGAATTGAACATCAGGGATGCTGGCAGGAGAGAAGTCCTTACCTAGGTAGATAATAAAGCAGATCTCGTCTTTTAAGGTTTAAAGGAGAGAGGGGGGGTTCGGTGAGAACTGAATTTCAGCCCAGATTGCAAGGCAAGCTGCCCTCCGGCCCCCGCGTCCCTCCCTGCACGCTCGGCTCCACGAGCGTGTTTCGGGGGGGAGAGACCTTCAACCCGTTCTCCCTTTACAAAATACGCAGTAcgtaatttttcatttcaactcGAGCGTTAAAGTTGGTGCTTTATCGAAGCTGCTTTAATTTGCTGCTTTGATTTGCAGCCTTTGTCCTGTTGGACAGTCCTCGGGGCAGTGGCCGGCTCGGTAGCCACAGCCTGGTGTGGAACCCTTATCACAATTATCACCGTTCCGTTAATAAGTGCGTTTTAAAGGTATTGGAAATGAcacataaaaaaaagtcaaaaaaaaaaaaaaaaaggaaaaggcagcggGGGAAGGAGCTCTGAataaatgcatttgaaagcaaTCTCCCTGGTAGACCCTGCTTGTCTTTTGCTATCTttccctgagatttttttttttttttttggcttgcaaACTTTTGGAAAGTAGTTTTCTTTGGGTGAGTTTAAAGGTAAGTGTCTGTCCTGTTTCCAGAGCCTTTGTCTGAAAGAGCAGGGGGACTGCGAGCAGAGGGTGGTTTTTCTTCCTGAGCATTTGGGGTTTCTTACGCCTGCGACAGCAAAGATGGTTTTCACAGCGTTATGCATCCTTACTTTGCTAAACATGCAGTAGTCCGGGAGAAGATATGCTGAATTTTGTATTGTTATTTGCAGGGGAAAAGGTAAACACAGTAAACGTTAAAGGAGATAATTTGGAACTATTTTCCCTTGGCAATTTCAGCTCTAGGCTAGTGCATGAGTGGAATTCAGCTCAACAAATCtgttttaatatatgtatttgttaTAGGAACATCAAAGAAAACTCAGGCAGTAGATTGTTCTTAtctcagctggagctgctgtAGCAAAAATCTGAACAAATGTACCTGGAGGAGAAAAATATGGTGACAACAGATTGTTCCATGGCTTTACTGCTGATTGGCAGAGATAAACACAAAAACAATTTGGGAGGATAATTGATTTAATGAAAAGTGTAATAATTAgaacatttttcattctgaaagtCCATCTGCTGAAAGGGACTCTGCCTTTTCATTACAAAAGAATCTGTTTTAACAAAAGAAAGTGGTTTGACAAGTTTGAAcaataaacaaaagagaaatggaaaagagcTTTCCAGTTATGTTATCGCATGTAATTTTATAATttgtgaattattatttttaatttctgttccatGGACTATTTAGACGATATGGACAAGTTGATTAATCACAGTCATTTTGCAAGGTTAGAAGTTTCCTTTAAAGCgacaagct
Encoded here:
- the SOX9 gene encoding LOW QUALITY PROTEIN: transcription factor SOX-9 (The sequence of the model RefSeq protein was modified relative to this genomic sequence to represent the inferred CDS: inserted 2 bases in 1 codon; deleted 4 bases in 3 codons); the protein is MNLLDPFMKMTEEQDKCISDAPSPTMSDDSAGSPCPSGSGSDTENTRPQENTFPKGDPDLKKESDEDKFPVCIREAVSQVLKGYDWTLVPMPVRVNGSSKNKPHVKRPMNAFMVWAQAARRKLADQYPHLHNAELSKTLGKLWRLLNESEKRPFVGGGRSGLRVQHKKDHPDYKYQPRRRKSVKNGQSEQEEGYPSKPTSPPTPSSRRCRRTPRSHPPASARCTPPGSTRGNRRAPPTPPTTPKTDAQPGKQDLKREGRPLQEGGRQPPHIDFRDVDIGELSSDVISNIETFDVNEFDQYLPPNGHPGVPATHGQPGQVTYTGSYGISSTSGSQTGAGHVWMSKQQPQPPQPPPAAAPPPAQHGLPALSGEQGQAQQRTHIKTEQLSPSHYSEQQQXHSPQQLNYSSFNLQHYGSSYPTITRSQYDYTDHQNSSSYYSHAAGQSSSLYSTFTYMNPTQRPMYTPIADTSGVPSIPQTHSPQHWEQPVYTQLTRP